One Gloeothece verrucosa PCC 7822 DNA window includes the following coding sequences:
- a CDS encoding DHH family phosphoesterase — MTSELLNSSNYKNKESDEETKPTISKSSNGNSDLGGDPDGTTRSLAQIIQKFRQTLENHRGDRQIVVIQDFPDPDALASAWAYQLIAEQYQINCDIVYAGTLSHQENIALVKLTGLPAKRWGVYTLKDRDLSVYSGCVLMDSQGTTSQLFPLIQQHHIPIVVVIDHHSKQGNLEAEFIDLRPQIRATATILAQYIQQGVIEFNSNDNTHVKCATALMHGIRSDSNNLLQAQEAEFLAAAYLSRFYDIQLLNAVLQSARSRRVMDIIERSLKNRLIKNNFSIAGVGYLRYDDRDAIPQAADFLVTEENIHTAVVYGIVHDEDDDIELIIGSLRTTKLTLDPDEFLKEAFGHDGQGRYFGGGRYMAGGFEIPIGFLGGFNENNQYTKLKWEVFDTQIKQKLLRLINPDSTVIHT; from the coding sequence ATGACATCAGAATTACTCAATTCAAGCAATTATAAAAATAAAGAGTCTGACGAAGAGACAAAACCGACCATCAGTAAATCTTCTAATGGAAACTCAGATCTAGGAGGAGATCCAGATGGTACAACTCGTTCCCTAGCCCAAATTATCCAGAAATTCCGCCAGACTTTAGAAAACCATCGCGGCGATCGCCAAATCGTCGTCATTCAAGATTTCCCCGATCCTGATGCTTTAGCCAGTGCTTGGGCCTATCAACTCATTGCAGAACAATACCAAATCAATTGCGATATCGTATATGCAGGCACCCTATCTCATCAAGAAAATATTGCTCTAGTAAAACTCACCGGACTACCGGCTAAACGTTGGGGAGTCTACACCCTCAAAGATAGAGACTTATCGGTTTATTCGGGATGTGTCCTAATGGACAGTCAAGGAACCACCAGTCAGCTATTCCCCCTCATCCAACAGCATCACATTCCGATCGTAGTGGTGATCGACCATCACAGCAAACAGGGAAACCTCGAAGCAGAATTTATTGATCTGCGTCCTCAAATTCGCGCAACCGCCACCATACTAGCCCAGTATATTCAACAAGGAGTAATAGAATTCAATAGTAATGATAATACTCATGTAAAATGTGCCACCGCCTTAATGCACGGCATCCGTTCAGATAGCAATAATTTGCTACAAGCGCAAGAAGCTGAATTTCTCGCCGCCGCCTATCTGAGCCGCTTTTATGATATACAGTTACTAAATGCTGTACTACAATCGGCTCGCTCTCGTCGAGTCATGGATATTATCGAACGCTCTCTAAAAAACCGTCTGATTAAAAACAACTTCTCCATTGCCGGAGTCGGCTATCTACGTTATGATGACCGAGATGCCATTCCCCAAGCGGCTGATTTTCTCGTCACCGAAGAAAACATCCACACAGCCGTCGTTTATGGGATAGTTCATGACGAAGATGATGACATAGAATTGATTATCGGTTCCTTGAGAACCACAAAACTCACCTTAGACCCCGATGAATTTCTCAAAGAAGCCTTTGGCCATGATGGACAGGGACGTTACTTTGGGGGAGGGCGCTATATGGCCGGCGGGTTTGAAATACCCATTGGTTTCTTAGGTGGATTTAATGAAAACAATCAGTATACCAAACTGAAATGGGAAGTCTTTGATACTCAGATAAAACAAAAACTACTCCGTTTAATTAATCCTGATAGTACCGTGATTCATACTTAA
- a CDS encoding ArnT family glycosyltransferase: MIKAQLDTPSNQRKSREQESKKLWIFSLLWLFLISWIGFFGNLGSIGLMDKTEPMFVEAARQMVVTGDWITPYWNGETRFDKPPLTYWLIAIAFKLFGINEWAARIPSALMAMALVMLGFYTLRYFGISNPLSPPESPKDDSKLWLSAWLGSGIIALNPAWIAWARTGVSDMFLASSMGMALLSFFLGYATEEKESPIRGFSAKDGWYILFYVFMALAVLAKGPIGLILPVFIVSTFLFYLGNFKEVLQEMKWRRGGLIFLVIAVPWFILVTLANGQKYIDVFFGYHNLQRFTSVVSHHPGPWYYFIPVVLVGLIPWSIYLPVAVTQLGFWQRDVWRSSLRSTHLGLFCLFWFAVIFLFFSASSTKLPSYVLPAMPAGAILVALFWISLFDKKNKKKFAKYRRFFKATAIANLIILLALAAASFYSPSLVDGDPRKPGFSSMLQQSGLPILGGLIWGLVTLGTIFLLLRRRDWRWLWIPNLIGFMAFISFIALPVARIKDTDSQLPLRQISSVITQVRQPKEELVLLGFIRPSLVYYTRQNVKFFNNQHRLIEDLQSELNDASSPTILLITEQKYLDRLGLTPQDYELLDQQGVYQLLRINKNLLLSKK; this comes from the coding sequence AGAAGCCGCCCGTCAAATGGTGGTGACAGGGGATTGGATTACCCCTTATTGGAATGGGGAGACGCGCTTTGATAAACCTCCCCTCACTTATTGGTTAATCGCCATCGCTTTTAAACTCTTTGGAATTAATGAATGGGCGGCTAGAATTCCCTCAGCTTTGATGGCCATGGCCTTAGTTATGCTTGGCTTTTACACCCTACGCTACTTTGGAATTTCTAATCCTTTATCTCCTCCCGAAAGTCCTAAAGACGATTCTAAACTGTGGCTGAGTGCTTGGCTAGGTTCTGGAATCATCGCCCTTAACCCCGCTTGGATTGCTTGGGCTAGAACAGGTGTATCAGATATGTTTCTGGCTAGTTCGATGGGGATGGCACTTTTATCCTTTTTTCTCGGCTATGCAACAGAAGAAAAAGAAAGCCCTATTCGGGGGTTTTCTGCTAAAGATGGGTGGTATATTCTTTTTTATGTATTTATGGCTCTGGCCGTCTTGGCTAAAGGTCCCATTGGCTTGATTTTACCCGTGTTTATTGTCAGTACCTTTCTGTTTTATCTGGGGAATTTCAAGGAAGTTTTACAAGAAATGAAATGGCGGCGGGGCGGCTTAATTTTTTTAGTGATTGCCGTTCCTTGGTTTATTTTAGTGACTTTGGCCAATGGACAAAAGTATATCGATGTGTTTTTTGGCTACCACAACTTACAACGTTTCACCAGTGTGGTTAGTCATCATCCGGGGCCTTGGTATTATTTTATTCCTGTGGTTTTGGTGGGGTTAATTCCCTGGTCAATTTATTTACCGGTAGCGGTTACTCAACTCGGTTTTTGGCAAAGGGATGTTTGGCGTTCTTCTTTGCGTTCAACTCATCTCGGTTTATTTTGTCTATTCTGGTTTGCAGTTATTTTTCTGTTCTTTTCTGCCTCTTCTACCAAACTTCCTAGTTATGTTCTGCCAGCTATGCCAGCAGGGGCTATTTTAGTGGCGCTTTTTTGGATTTCTTTATTTGATAAAAAGAATAAAAAGAAGTTTGCTAAATATAGAAGGTTTTTTAAAGCTACTGCCATTGCTAATCTGATTATTTTACTTGCCCTTGCGGCAGCGAGTTTTTATAGTCCTAGTTTGGTGGATGGAGACCCCAGAAAACCGGGATTTTCTAGTATGTTACAACAATCCGGATTGCCCATTCTTGGGGGTTTGATCTGGGGACTTGTGACTTTGGGGACTATATTTTTGTTATTACGGCGACGAGATTGGCGCTGGTTGTGGATACCAAATTTAATTGGGTTTATGGCTTTTATTAGCTTTATTGCCCTGCCGGTTGCTCGGATTAAAGATACTGATAGTCAACTTCCTCTGCGACAAATTTCCTCTGTGATTACTCAAGTTCGACAACCCAAAGAGGAGTTAGTTTTGCTTGGATTTATTAGACCGAGTTTAGTCTATTATACTCGGCAAAATGTCAAGTTTTTTAATAATCAACATCGCTTGATTGAGGATTTACAAAGTGAACTGAATGATGCTTCCTCACCGACTATCTTGTTAATTACTGAACAAAAATATCTCGATAGATTAGGGTTAACTCCTCAAGATTATGAACTTTTAGATCAACAAGGCGTTTATCAACTTCTGCGGATCAATAAAAACTTGCTTTTGTCTAAAAAGTAG
- the sixA gene encoding phosphohistidine phosphatase SixA: MTQLYLIRHGIAAEAADYSDDQKRPLTEKGRQKTEQVAQKLLQKGIQFDLILTSPLVRAVSTAVILMDVGLSKKVQEFAPLAPEGNLETWVNWWNQSGYNNKDSSLALVGHQPDLGNWSEVLVWGKTQEKLIVKKAGVIGLNILDKTAPIGNCELFLLTSPKWLL, encoded by the coding sequence ATGACACAACTGTATTTAATTCGTCACGGAATCGCCGCCGAGGCGGCAGACTATAGCGATGATCAAAAACGTCCATTAACCGAAAAAGGTCGTCAAAAAACCGAACAAGTGGCTCAAAAACTGCTGCAAAAAGGGATACAGTTTGATTTGATTTTAACTAGCCCCTTAGTGAGAGCAGTTTCTACCGCCGTGATCCTAATGGACGTAGGATTAAGTAAAAAAGTCCAAGAATTTGCACCATTAGCACCCGAGGGAAACCTAGAAACTTGGGTAAATTGGTGGAACCAATCAGGATATAATAATAAAGATAGCTCTCTTGCCCTAGTCGGTCATCAACCAGACTTAGGTAACTGGTCAGAAGTTCTTGTTTGGGGAAAGACGCAAGAAAAACTAATCGTTAAAAAAGCCGGTGTAATTGGACTAAATATACTCGACAAAACAGCACCGATCGGTAACTGTGAGTTATTTTTGTTAACTTCCCCGAAGTGGTTACTCTAG
- a CDS encoding roadblock/LC7 domain-containing protein, whose protein sequence is MNIYKINAILAEFMSQTEEIEGVVLISSNGQLLTEPIGIDINTAMILGGIFLHLAQNTYQQLDTQEIESISLRSGEGNLIFTACYPEVFLLVKSSNSLSFGLLERRIHLAAKMLQEQLQTNADLPTVPLQEEPLPKPVVFPASSASNSTNIPKNNRGIKNTRIRYRGLPV, encoded by the coding sequence ATGAACATTTATAAGATTAATGCCATTTTAGCTGAATTCATGTCTCAAACAGAAGAAATCGAGGGCGTTGTTTTGATTTCATCCAACGGACAGCTTCTCACCGAACCCATCGGTATAGATATTAATACAGCTATGATCCTCGGGGGAATATTTCTTCATCTTGCTCAAAACACTTATCAACAATTAGACACTCAAGAAATTGAAAGTATTAGCCTTCGAAGCGGCGAGGGAAATCTGATTTTTACCGCTTGTTATCCGGAAGTATTTTTGTTAGTTAAATCCAGTAACTCTCTGTCTTTTGGTTTATTAGAAAGGAGAATCCATCTGGCGGCTAAAATGTTACAAGAGCAACTGCAAACAAATGCCGATTTGCCTACAGTGCCGCTTCAGGAAGAACCTTTACCTAAACCTGTGGTTTTTCCAGCTTCATCGGCTTCTAATTCGACAAACATACCCAAAAATAACCGAGGAATTAAAAATACTAGGATTCGCTATCGAGGACTGCCAGTATAA
- a CDS encoding permease, whose product MIQLNYAITLFLSLLLTSLPFLLLGIFVSSWLLVFVDEHQLAAKFPHNPILGAILGSSLGMIIPVCQYGNIPVTRRLLMQGAPLSVAISFLLASPTVNPIVLWLTWQAFPDYASILFYRLLLAWIIAFIIGLIFSTYREKPASAEELASPRCYLLPSGTFLRPSDESEPLHRIGNLVYEYKTTATFRKSLKISLSLFWQNVVKETLELGGILMVGCAIAALAQMFLPQGQMLTWAQAPVVQISVMILLGVILSLGSPNSAAFLSFFAPTFLKGSLLSFLLFSSVVDLKSVCLLFFVLRFKAALYLIILVLELTILSALILNFYPS is encoded by the coding sequence ATGATTCAATTAAATTACGCAATAACCTTATTTTTAAGCTTATTACTGACTTCTCTCCCCTTCTTATTGTTGGGTATATTCGTTTCTAGTTGGTTACTGGTGTTTGTGGATGAGCATCAACTAGCCGCTAAATTCCCTCATAACCCCATCTTAGGGGCTATCCTCGGCAGTAGTCTAGGGATGATTATCCCTGTCTGTCAATATGGCAATATCCCAGTCACCAGACGTTTATTAATGCAGGGCGCTCCTCTATCGGTGGCCATCAGTTTTTTGCTGGCTTCTCCTACCGTAAATCCTATTGTGCTTTGGTTGACCTGGCAAGCTTTTCCCGATTACGCCAGCATCTTATTCTACCGCCTCTTATTGGCTTGGATAATCGCTTTTATAATTGGTTTAATCTTTAGCACTTACAGAGAAAAACCCGCATCTGCTGAGGAATTGGCTTCTCCTCGTTGCTATTTACTGCCTTCAGGAACCTTTTTACGCCCCTCCGATGAAAGTGAACCCCTACACCGCATCGGGAATTTAGTTTATGAGTACAAAACTACCGCCACTTTTAGAAAATCTTTAAAAATTAGCTTAAGTCTCTTCTGGCAAAATGTGGTTAAAGAAACCCTTGAGTTAGGAGGCATCTTAATGGTTGGATGTGCTATAGCGGCTTTAGCACAGATGTTTCTTCCTCAAGGTCAAATGCTAACTTGGGCACAAGCGCCTGTGGTCCAGATCTCTGTTATGATTTTATTAGGGGTGATATTATCCCTCGGCTCACCGAATAGTGCCGCGTTTCTAAGCTTTTTCGCTCCAACGTTTCTCAAAGGATCGCTGTTGAGTTTCTTGCTGTTTAGTTCAGTTGTAGACCTCAAAAGCGTGTGCCTATTATTTTTTGTGTTGCGATTTAAAGCCGCTCTTTATTTGATAATTTTAGTCCTAGAATTGACGATTTTATCAGCTTTAATCCTCAATTTTTACCCGAGTTAG
- a CDS encoding citrate synthase, which produces MTTVCEYRPGLEGIPAAQSSISYVDGLRGVLEYRGINIVELAQHSSFLETTYLLIWGELPTKIELEEFENEIRYHRRIKYHIRDMMKCFPETGHPMDALQTSAAALGLFYSRRALDDPAYIRQAVVRLVAKIPTMVAAFHMIRRGNDPIQPNDSLDYAANFLYMLTERKPSELAAKIFDVCLTLHAEHTMNASTFSAMVTASTLTDPYGVIASAVGTLAGPLHGGANEEVLFMLEEIGSVDNVRPYVEHCIEHKKKIMGFGHRVYKVKDPRATILQELAMQLFEQMGHDEYYEIAVELEKVVEEKLGHRGIYANVDFYSGLVYRKMGIPTDLFTPLFAISRVAGWLAHWKEQLNENRIFRPTQIYTGRHDTVYIPIEKRLTAVTRNGYQ; this is translated from the coding sequence ATGACGACCGTTTGTGAATATCGCCCAGGTTTGGAAGGCATTCCGGCTGCACAATCAAGTATTAGCTACGTTGACGGACTAAGAGGGGTTTTAGAATACCGAGGAATTAATATAGTTGAACTCGCTCAACATAGTAGTTTTTTAGAAACAACTTATTTACTCATTTGGGGTGAACTGCCCACAAAAATAGAACTAGAAGAATTTGAAAATGAAATTCGCTATCATCGCCGAATAAAATATCATATTCGGGATATGATGAAATGTTTCCCGGAAACGGGACATCCGATGGATGCGCTACAAACCAGTGCGGCAGCATTAGGCTTATTTTACTCCCGTCGTGCCCTCGATGACCCCGCCTACATTCGTCAAGCAGTGGTGCGTCTAGTGGCAAAAATTCCCACGATGGTAGCGGCTTTTCACATGATTCGCCGGGGGAACGATCCGATTCAGCCTAATGATAGTTTAGATTATGCCGCCAATTTCTTGTATATGCTCACAGAGCGAAAACCCTCGGAATTAGCGGCTAAGATTTTTGATGTGTGTTTGACGCTTCATGCTGAACATACCATGAATGCCTCTACATTTTCGGCCATGGTAACCGCTTCTACTTTAACCGATCCCTATGGAGTGATAGCCTCAGCCGTAGGAACCCTCGCCGGGCCCTTACATGGTGGGGCCAATGAAGAAGTTTTATTTATGCTCGAAGAAATTGGTTCAGTGGACAATGTTCGCCCCTATGTGGAGCATTGTATTGAGCATAAAAAGAAAATCATGGGATTTGGGCACCGGGTGTATAAGGTTAAAGACCCTCGCGCTACCATTTTACAAGAACTGGCGATGCAGCTATTTGAACAAATGGGGCATGATGAATATTATGAGATTGCAGTGGAGTTAGAAAAAGTCGTCGAGGAAAAATTGGGGCACAGAGGAATTTACGCTAACGTGGATTTTTATTCAGGTCTAGTGTATCGGAAAATGGGTATCCCCACCGATTTATTTACCCCTCTGTTTGCAATTTCTCGGGTAGCTGGATGGTTAGCTCACTGGAAAGAGCAATTAAATGAAAATCGTATTTTCCGTCCCACTCAAATTTATACCGGTCGTCACGATACGGTTTATATTCCCATTGAAAAACGCTTAACGGCAGTCACCCGCAATGGCTATCAGTAA
- a CDS encoding GAF domain-containing protein — translation MSIRSLKAKLITGAVVLTALPVLGVTGVSYLGTQSLKEQFVPAKPVDVLDNQKTQQALERQLSLIAWVSGLTTLVSAAMAIALSDRLLRPILKSYQTSTSLVNRLHCSPVVDPDETRQNELSGLETNLNLIAAELPNLLWRQEAADEPFQVLMTISRHIWESFSEENVLRTTVEEVRQALKTDRVVIFRFEDDREGTFIAESVAPIWPKTLWTTINDLGFFEAYRQYPHDQIDVMDDIYQSGLSDEHIGLLERFAVKASLIAPIIRNNQVFGLLIAHECSTPRIWQQLEIDLFAQIANGVGFALDHTRLLEQVDQAAEQAQLFTDITLCLRESLREEDILKMTVEQVRSALTTDRVIVYSFDADWYGTVVAESVVPGFPKALWAKIKDPCFAENYVESYQKGRVSATNNIYEAGLTQCHLQQLEPFAVKANLVAPILKDDQLFGLLIAHECSGPRNWQQLEIDLVAQVATQVGFALDHARLIQRVDATATQNQLFTELTLRLRETLREEDILLTTVEEMRLALRTDRVIVYSFDADWYGTVVAESVVPGFPKALWAKIKDPCFAENYVESYQRGRVSATNNIYQAGLTECHLQQLEPFAVKANLVAPILKDDQLFGLLIAHQCSGPRNWQHSEIDLFAQIAIQVGFALDHARLLAQVEEAYQSTELFRLQQSQYQETLQRQVLKTFQESQAVLKNLSAQAALQMECVSATHHQIRAVIDWVEDINSLIQQAERLQQPARQIVQSCDQSISQLLENISTLQNRLVQAVEKFQSLDRPARKLSEVINLLNTTVYQVKLQTLTAELEASRMGESAQELSSVTKKANAHVRQLEMEIAEIMPLLVDIQTQISEMSSVMKSEFQQLNIGTQLVEQTRSSSEQMANVNDDLSKLIAAISVAVMNGVEISDLVRESVQEMERFSRQTSEESRILSESLNQLLEVIEEDG, via the coding sequence ATGAGCATAAGGAGTCTAAAAGCTAAATTGATAACGGGAGCGGTGGTTTTAACGGCTTTACCTGTCTTAGGTGTTACAGGAGTGAGCTATTTAGGCACTCAGTCTTTGAAAGAGCAATTTGTCCCTGCTAAACCAGTGGATGTTTTAGACAATCAAAAAACCCAACAAGCATTAGAACGACAATTATCTTTGATTGCATGGGTATCGGGATTAACAACCTTAGTAAGTGCTGCGATGGCTATCGCCTTGAGTGATCGTCTTTTGCGCCCTATTTTAAAATCTTATCAAACTTCCACTAGCCTAGTAAATCGGTTGCATTGCTCGCCAGTGGTTGACCCCGATGAAACCCGACAAAACGAACTGAGCGGCTTAGAAACTAACCTCAATCTCATCGCCGCAGAACTACCGAATCTTTTATGGAGACAAGAAGCGGCTGATGAACCGTTTCAAGTTCTGATGACTATCAGCCGCCACATTTGGGAATCCTTCTCTGAGGAAAATGTTCTTAGAACAACGGTAGAAGAAGTCCGTCAAGCCCTCAAAACTGATCGGGTGGTGATTTTTCGTTTCGAGGATGATCGGGAGGGAACCTTTATTGCTGAATCAGTGGCTCCTATCTGGCCGAAAACCCTGTGGACCACCATTAATGACCTGGGTTTTTTTGAGGCATATCGCCAATATCCCCATGACCAAATAGATGTTATGGATGATATCTATCAATCAGGACTTTCTGATGAGCATATTGGGCTACTAGAGCGATTTGCTGTCAAAGCCAGTCTCATTGCACCTATTATCCGCAATAATCAAGTATTTGGTTTACTTATTGCTCATGAATGCTCAACGCCGCGCATCTGGCAGCAGCTAGAGATTGATTTATTCGCCCAGATAGCCAACGGAGTCGGATTTGCTCTCGATCATACTAGACTTTTAGAGCAGGTGGATCAGGCAGCAGAGCAAGCCCAGTTATTTACCGATATTACCCTTTGCTTACGGGAATCCCTCCGAGAAGAAGATATTCTTAAAATGACGGTGGAACAAGTTCGCTCGGCCCTGACCACAGACCGGGTGATTGTCTATAGTTTTGATGCTGACTGGTATGGAACGGTAGTGGCTGAATCGGTAGTTCCTGGATTTCCGAAAGCCTTGTGGGCAAAAATTAAAGACCCTTGTTTTGCTGAAAATTATGTGGAGTCTTATCAGAAGGGTAGAGTGTCTGCTACTAATAATATTTATGAAGCCGGACTTACCCAGTGTCATCTGCAACAACTCGAACCTTTTGCGGTAAAAGCGAATTTAGTGGCTCCCATTCTCAAAGATGATCAATTGTTTGGGCTGCTTATTGCTCATGAATGTTCAGGCCCGAGAAATTGGCAGCAGTTAGAAATTGATTTAGTCGCTCAGGTAGCAACTCAAGTGGGATTTGCTCTTGACCACGCTAGGCTTATCCAGCGAGTAGATGCCACAGCGACGCAAAATCAGTTATTTACTGAGCTTACCCTTCGCCTGCGAGAAACTCTTCGAGAAGAAGATATTCTCCTCACTACCGTCGAAGAAATGCGCTTGGCCCTGAGAACAGACCGAGTGATTGTCTATAGTTTTGATGCTGACTGGTATGGAACGGTAGTGGCTGAATCGGTAGTTCCTGGATTTCCGAAAGCCTTGTGGGCAAAAATTAAAGACCCTTGTTTTGCTGAAAATTATGTGGAATCTTATCAAAGGGGTAGAGTGTCTGCTACTAATAATATTTACCAAGCCGGACTCACCGAGTGTCATCTGCAACAACTCGAACCTTTTGCGGTAAAAGCCAATTTAGTAGCCCCCATTCTCAAAGATGATCAATTGTTTGGGCTGCTCATTGCTCATCAATGTTCAGGCCCGAGAAATTGGCAGCACTCAGAAATTGATTTATTTGCCCAGATCGCTATTCAAGTGGGATTTGCTCTTGACCACGCAAGACTTTTAGCTCAGGTAGAAGAGGCTTACCAAAGCACAGAATTATTCCGTCTTCAACAGTCTCAATACCAAGAAACACTCCAACGTCAGGTTTTAAAAACCTTTCAAGAAAGCCAAGCGGTTCTCAAAAATCTTTCAGCCCAAGCGGCTCTCCAGATGGAGTGTGTCAGTGCTACTCATCATCAAATTCGAGCGGTGATAGATTGGGTTGAGGATATTAATTCTCTGATTCAACAAGCAGAGCGGCTTCAACAGCCAGCTAGGCAGATTGTGCAGTCTTGTGATCAATCGATTAGTCAGCTTTTAGAAAACATTTCTACGCTTCAAAATAGATTAGTACAAGCCGTAGAAAAATTTCAATCTTTAGATCGTCCGGCTCGAAAACTTTCTGAGGTGATTAATCTTCTCAATACCACCGTTTATCAAGTAAAACTGCAAACTTTGACGGCTGAACTAGAAGCGAGCCGCATGGGTGAGTCGGCTCAAGAATTGTCTTCAGTCACTAAAAAAGCTAACGCGCACGTAAGGCAATTAGAGATGGAAATCGCGGAAATTATGCCCTTGTTAGTCGATATTCAGACTCAAATATCGGAAATGTCTAGCGTGATGAAAAGCGAGTTTCAGCAGTTAAATATTGGCACTCAGTTAGTAGAGCAAACTCGGTCCTCATCTGAGCAAATGGCTAATGTGAATGATGACCTTAGCAAGCTGATAGCGGCTATTTCAGTTGCCGTAATGAACGGTGTAGAAATTTCCGATTTGGTCAGAGAATCTGTGCAGGAAATGGAAAGATTTAGCCGCCAAACGTCAGAAGAATCGAGAATTTTGTCTGAATCTTTAAATCAGCTACTGGAAGTTATCGAAGAAGATGGGTAA